A region of the Leptospiraceae bacterium genome:
TAATTGAGTATTAACCCCATCAAGTCCCGCAAAGAGTCCTGCGGAAAGTCTAATTCCCGTTCCCCCATTTCCAAAATCCAGTTCTTCTTTAGGAGAGGCTAGTCCAAATTTGCCGGGACTTTTAACTTTATAATTCCCAACACCTGTCTTTGTAAACTCGACTCCAAGTTTAGAAAAAGACTTCATCGTATTGAGTGGATCTTCTGCTTCGAGAAAGCCAGTTATCTCCGACTCGCCCTTAGCGAGAGAGGAGAATAATACAGAACGGTGCGATACAGATTTATCGCCCGGAACTAGAATAGAAAAACTAGATGGAATTTGAAATGTTGAAGAAAGCATATGCTTCCATAAAGTAAGAAGGCTTTGTTATGAAAATAAAAAATTTATTTTCATGGATTATTCACCAATCCATTCATACTTCTCATAAGGCGGATCTACTTCTAAAACTCGAACATGGTTTTGTGCGATGAGCTTTAAAATGATAGCTTGAATGATTGCCAGTGCAACAACATAATAGGGATTCCCCGCAATTTTTTCGCCCATCGCTTCAACGGCTAATTCATGTAAGTCATAAGAGCCAAGTTTTAAACGACGTATAACTCCACGTTCGTGATAACTTAATGTTTTAATTAGAATTTTTATAGCTCGCTTCGGATCTTCCGGTTCGGGACCGTGTGCGGGTAATAGTCGTTTAATAGGAAGTTTCGCAAGTCTTTCTAGAGATTTGTGATAGAGACTTAAATTTCCATCGAACTCAGCGTAAATAGAAGAAATATTTTGTAAAACCAGATCACCCGTGAAGTAAATCCCTTCGCCCAAAATATAAGGACTTAGGTGCCAGATATTATGACCGGGTGTGTGCATAAAGCCGATTAGCCGGTCGCCAATGTCGATGACGTCTCCTTCTACTAATTCAACGTCCATCTTTAAAATTGGATTGGTCTTCTTGGATCCTTTGAGAGCAGCTAACAGTTCTTTATACCCTTTCTCGGATTGCTGAATCTCACTTCTTCTTTTTTCAGGACTTGAAATCGCTTTGTAAACCAAGCGGTTCATTGTTCTCTGAAAAGATTCATTGTGTTCTCGAAAGTTACCAACAAACTTTGCCATTCCCTGCATCCCATAATGCTTTGCATTCGTATAAGCCCGCAATGTGAGACTAGCGCTGATATGATCTAGATGATTATGCGTATAAAAAATATGTTGGATTTTAGAAAAGGGCAGATTTATTTTTTTCATTGCCCGCTGCAACAAGCCAAGATTCAGAATAAATCCAGAATCGATTAAAGTAGGTTGCTCCCCATTCAGAATGTAAATATTATTGGGCGCATAAAATGGTTGCGGAAGAACGATTTTAAACAGGTTGTGACCAATTTCTTCAACGGCAGGAATCTCAGAATCATACTTATGAATTTTCATCTAATTCAATGCTTTCTCGATTCCTAAATTGGGCAAGTTAATTCTTTGGTCGAACCGCGCTCGCCGCTCTGGGTAATAAATTGCCGCCAATTTCAAGGATTACATCGAATTTTCAGGCGAAGCAATTTATTATCCCAGCGTAGATCGCTAGAACTCGAAGTAGAAGGACTCTCTCAGAAAAGAGATTGGAGTTTGAGAATCAAGTAATTGGATTTCCCAAAAATCAAAAATTATGAGAAATCCTCTGTTTTTTACTTTACAACTTATGTCTCATTGCGATAATGCGACATAACATATAAAAAGGCATTAACGAACGTGGGAAATATTGCAGAAAAACTCTTACCGAAAAACCAGTCCATTGAATTCAATAAACCAACGCTTTCCAAGGAAGAACTAGTCACTGTCCTTGACTGCCTTGTAGATGACATGCTCTCTTCTGGCTTAATCAAAGACAGATTTGAGAAAGACTTCAAGTCAACTTTTAAATTGCGAAACGTAATCGCAGTCAATAGCCTAACTTCAGCTTACCACCTTGCACTCATTTCGCTTGGAATTACCGACAACGATCCAGTTTTACTTTCAACCTATGCACCCCATGCTGCGTTAGATGCAATCTTAATGCTTCGCGCCAAACCAATATTAGTCGATCTTGGCAAATCCTCCTTTCATATGGATGTCGAAGAGTTTAATCATAGAGTAGAAGAATTTTCTCCAAAAGCAATACTAATCGATCATGCGTTTGGTTGTCTCTTCGATTTAAAAAAATACGACATAAAAGAAATTCCAGTCATAGAAGATTACTCAGAAGCGATAGGCGCCGACTCAGAAGATATTTCCGTAAGCAAACAAGGGACTATCTCAATTTGTGGAATGCTACCAAACCATGTAATCACAACTGGTAACGGGGCAATCATGATTACCCCCAATGATACCCTCGCAGAAACTATTCGTTCTCTCAAAGTTGGCAATAATGAAAAAAGAGAAGCAGACAAACCTAAATATGATTATAACTTGCTAGATTTTCAAGCTGCAATTGGTATTGAACAAATTTCTAAACTAGGTGTAATCATTGAGCGCAAAAAAAAGATTGCTCAGATTTACCTGCAATCAGTATTAGCCGCTTCTCATGAAACTTTTTTCAAACATGCAAGCCAGGATCAATTTAATCGTTTTCCTTTAATTGTATCCAAACCTTACGAAGAAATAGAGCGTTATTTTAAATCATTACAAATCGGAACTGAACGAACAATCTCCAATCCTCTCCACAGAATACTGAAAGCGAATAACGGTGATTTTGCGAATGCAGAGAGATTATACCAAAGAGGTCACTGTATTCCTATCTATCCCAACCTAACAAAGGATAACGTGAATCGAATTGCTAATTCCATTAAGGGGATATACTAAGAGGCTGTGTAAAAAGAAGATTTTCTCACATTATGTTGCTTCTTTGGAAAGCAACATAATGTGACTCATTTCTTTTTGCTTTTACACAGTCCCTTAAAGAAGTAGTTTTCTGATTGAATCGTTAATCTTTGTAGGAAATTTACTTTTACTTGAAACATAGAATCCCAAAAAGGGATAATTATTACCATTTTGCATTGTAAGTGGGGTAACAATTATTATCCTACACTTATATTCCTTTTCAACCTTTGCTAAATTTGAAATTAATGCTTTGAATTTTAAATCCTTACTCTTTACAGGGAAAAATAAAAGGGCACAATCATCAGTATCCGTTCCTATCTTTTTATTTAAATCATACAATACTCTACCCATAGAATAACGGAAATTTATTTCACTCATATATTGGATTTCCAATTTATCTTCTCTCTTAAATGCAAACCCGTCCATCGAAATCGGACCACTATAAGATGAGCTATACCGTTGGTAACTATTTATTATAGAATTCATACCCTTAATAAACTCCTCTCCAAAATTTTTCTGAATGAGTGATCCTCTATATGTACCAAATTTATCGACTAACATTTGAGTAATTGCGAGAAGCGTTGACTTTTTAGAAGATAATTCAAATAATCCGCTAAAATCTTTTGTTTTAAATTCTTCTACCCATTCTTCTACAATGATCCCGCCAGGGTTTTCCTTTGAAATTTCGTTTAGTTTTTTTGAAATCTCTTTTATCTCATCCTTGGATTTTACAATATAACTCCCTCTTCCTGAAAATCCAAACTCAGACTTAATAACTAAGGGCAGTGGCATTACAGAAAGTGCATACTCTAATTCGAATTTATTTGAGCAAACTATTGAATTAACTCTATTTACTTTTTGCGATTCCTTCCAACGAGTTTGATTTATTTTAGAATTTATAAAATGAGAATTTGATATAATATGTTTTTTCTTTTCCAAAATAAATTTGGTATGATTGATTAAACTCGTTTTTCCCCATTCTACTAATACTTTGTCTTTTATTTTTTTCTTATCTAAAGTAAGAGTATCTCCAAAATACGAATCATCTGTAATAAAATTATCTCCGCAGCTAATTTTATTTTTTCCCCAGTATTCAATTAATTCTTCAGAGACTGGGGCTCCGAGAATAGTGCAATCATTCTTGTTTGATAATATTAGAAATAAATACTCGAATGCCTGACTTCTCTCAAAGAGTGCTTTGTCAAAATTGACAACTTTTGGGTATTTACTAATTTCCAATTCGAAGAGTGAGTTTAATCTGTATAAATTCCCCATGTTTTTAATCCTTCTGGTATAATTTCTTTTTTGCGATTTGAAAATTCATCTTTGTATTCTGCTAATTTCATAATAAAATCTTCCGTAAATCCAACTTTTCTTCTATTGTCTGGAATATAGAAATAACCCTTGGCTCGTCTCGGTGTAAATGGCGAATCTAATAGAGAAAGGTAATATTCCCATTCCGAAATCGAATGATCTTCTCTTTTTTGAAGAACTTTTAAGCCACGCTTTACATGTTTTAATTCATCTAAGAAGATAATCTCCATTATCTCCGCACTTCTATGATCACCAAATTGAGAAAATGTCTTTTCATAAATAGTGGCATAATCAAGATTAGCCCCTTCAAAGGAGATTGACATGATCGCAGTAAATTTTTCAAAGCTTCCCATTAATGGCACGTATTTCCAGAATATCCCATTTAGGGGACGCTCTCCAAATTCTATTCCAAGTTCATTCATTCGATCCAAGTATAATTTTAAATGCTTCTGCTCTTCTCTTAGACTACTGAATAAATCAAGTCTCGATTTATCTGAAATATTTTGAAATTTCAGCAATGCCCAGGCAAAAATCTCGGTGGCCATTAGCTCATGATTTGCAAAATGATGCATCGCAATTCCTCGATTTACAGTTAAATGCAAATGTTCTAGTCTAGGAATTTTTGATTTCTTATCAGAAATCAAAATGCCTGTATCCCTCACTGGCAAATTCGGAATTTCGAAAGAAAAATCTCGAGTATCCACTAAATCATCAGGAGGCGATAAAAGCTTATCTTCTAATTTTGGGGAACAAAGAATGTGCCGGCAATAATCATTAATTGTTTGCATGGTAAAATTAAGAGTAACCGTTCTTTATAAAATTCTTAGCTACTACAAATACAATCTATAATTGGCTGTAAATATTTTTTATTTTCATAGTTTAATTTTTATGGAATAGACTTTCAGAAGAAAATAAAATCACATTTAAAAATGCAATGAATTTCATTCACCTTTTGAGCGGATAACATAAATATAACCAAGACTTCTTAGGTTCAATAGAATTATAGATTTTTGATTGAATTAATCTAGAGGTCTAAAAACATTAATGAAAGAGAAGACAAAGTATGAAAAAACTATTTATTTTATTCACTTTATTTACATTTACGAATTGCATTCAAAATATTATGGAATGCCCATCTGACCTTCTGAAATCAGAATGCAAGTCTACTGAGACTCGCAAAAAATATAGCCAGAATATGGTATTACTCGGACTGGGCATTGCATCCAAGAGCGGTGTAAGTTTTTCAGCAGGCTCAACTTCCAACTCTCCCACTAGCTCCACAAACTCTGCCGCCGAAGCTACTTCCGTTTCTGGAATCACAAATGAGCATAACAAGTTGCGAGCACAGGAAAATGCCAGTTTGCCTAACTTAACCTGGGATGCGACTGTTGCTGATTATGCGCTCAGAAAAGTTACCTTTCTCGCAAATAGCAATAATTGCACAATGAGTCATACAGCCGGACCAACGAATCCTGGCTATGGGGAAAATCTTGCTTGGTCAAGTGCTTCCGGCTACACCGCAGTAGCCGCAACGAACGCATGGTATGACGAGAAACCAAATTATACCTACGCTACAAATTCCTGCGCTTCCGGAAAAGTTTGCGGTCACTATACGCAAGTTGTATGGAAAAATTCCACAAAAATAGGATGCGCAGGTGTTGTTTGTTCTAACGGTGGTGGAATTATTTACGGATGCAATTATGATCCACCGGGAAATTATTCAGGACAAAGCCTTTACTCGGGGGGGTTACCCCGCGGGGGGGCCCCCCCCCCGGGCGGGCGCGGCCCCCCCGGCCCGCGGGGGCGCGGGGGGGCGTTATTGGGATAAAAAAACAGGGTTTTATTCTCTTGCATAAGGTGAGTTAGTAATTTATTTAATACTAGAAAAAAATTGAAAGATTGGATCTACTTCTGAATCCCAATACTTATAATCATGCTCTGCATCTTTGGGATCATTAAAAATCATCTTTAAATTTGGATGAAGCTCTTTCAATTTTAAATAGAAATTTTTAGTTTGAATAAATGGAGAAATTTTATCAGCTTGTCCATGTCCGAGGTAAATCGGTATTTTCCATTCCTTTGCATTTCGGTGAACATTGTCTACCGTTTCCCAACGCTCTCTGTTTTCTTCATAAGAACCGTAAGAGCCCGTCATCAAGCGATCTTTCGGCATAGTAGCTTGATCAAAGTCTCCCGATATGGAGGCTGCAGCGGAAAAAATATCGGGTTTCGTATAACCAAGAATAGCCGCACCCCGTCCACCGGTTGACAATCCCATTACAAAATTCTTTCCACCTTTTATTAAAATTCCATTTTGCTGAAAAGAAGGAATTAGAATTTCCCTCACCCATTTCCCGCCGGGAGTAGTTGACCATTTTAATTTTGTTTCTGGAAAATAATCTGATTCGTAATTCGTCTTTCCCATTTCTGGAAAAATAAGTCGGAATCCTTTTTCTTTTCCACTTTTTAAGATTCTAGTTTTCTTTTGCCAATCATCTCTTGGAAAACTCCATCCATTCAATACAAGAACATCAGCAACAACTTTTTTATCTTCCGGTGTATACACATCTACTGGAATCTTGTTAGTGCAGGGCGGCAAAGTAAGTGTAACCACAGATGCATCTTTAGGTAAGCATAATGTTTGAACTCCGGGCTTTAATTCGATTTTATCAGGGAATATCTCAAAGGCTAACAGTAATATTCCCACAAATAGTAGTTGAATGATCTTTAAAAAAATATTCATTTTATTCTCTTTTAATTATATTTTGGCTTTGACCCATTTCTTAACAGATACTGCTTTTTTCATATTCTCGATAATTTCAACAGTCATGTCTTCACTGAGCTTATTGAATTCGCTGTCCTGTGAGCCTAAGATCACATCATCTAAGACATTATCTATCAATAGATTGATATTTTCTTCTCCGTTTTCGCCTGTTAATTTAGAAATAATGACTTCATTTACAGAATCAAATACAGCTAAGCCAATGTCTTTTGTAATGGTTTCTTTAATCACTGCAGGAACTAGGTGTAGCGTTGAAGCGGTATTAGACGATCTGACTAACGCTTCCGCCAGAAGTTTACGAATCATGTCATTCGCCTTTGGGTTCGCAATTCCTTTTTTAACATTATCAATAATAAGCTTCTTTAATTGCTCGCGTCTTGCTTCTACTGCGGAAGTAATTAAATTGATAGATGCTCCTGATTTAATTTCTTCTTGCATCTCTGTAAGAATTCGAACTGTAACCATATCAGTTAATTCTTCTTTAATGATATTGGTGTAGTAAGTAAAGGTTCGGGTAAATATATCATTGCCCACATTTGTAAGACTGCTATTCTTCAATAAAATATACATAG
Encoded here:
- a CDS encoding MBL fold metallo-hydrolase, whose amino-acid sequence is MKIHKYDSEIPAVEEIGHNLFKIVLPQPFYAPNNIYILNGEQPTLIDSGFILNLGLLQRAMKKINLPFSKIQHIFYTHNHLDHISASLTLRAYTNAKHYGMQGMAKFVGNFREHNESFQRTMNRLVYKAISSPEKRRSEIQQSEKGYKELLAALKGSKKTNPILKMDVELVEGDVIDIGDRLIGFMHTPGHNIWHLSPYILGEGIYFTGDLVLQNISSIYAEFDGNLSLYHKSLERLAKLPIKRLLPAHGPEPEDPKRAIKILIKTLSYHERGVIRRLKLGSYDLHELAVEAMGEKIAGNPYYVVALAIIQAIILKLIAQNHVRVLEVDPPYEKYEWIGE
- a CDS encoding DegT/DnrJ/EryC1/StrS aminotransferase family protein: MGNIAEKLLPKNQSIEFNKPTLSKEELVTVLDCLVDDMLSSGLIKDRFEKDFKSTFKLRNVIAVNSLTSAYHLALISLGITDNDPVLLSTYAPHAALDAILMLRAKPILVDLGKSSFHMDVEEFNHRVEEFSPKAILIDHAFGCLFDLKKYDIKEIPVIEDYSEAIGADSEDISVSKQGTISICGMLPNHVITTGNGAIMITPNDTLAETIRSLKVGNNEKREADKPKYDYNLLDFQAAIGIEQISKLGVIIERKKKIAQIYLQSVLAASHETFFKHASQDQFNRFPLIVSKPYEEIERYFKSLQIGTERTISNPLHRILKANNGDFANAERLYQRGHCIPIYPNLTKDNVNRIANSIKGIY
- a CDS encoding ATP-grasp domain-containing protein, translating into MGNLYRLNSLFELEISKYPKVVNFDKALFERSQAFEYLFLILSNKNDCTILGAPVSEELIEYWGKNKISCGDNFITDDSYFGDTLTLDKKKIKDKVLVEWGKTSLINHTKFILEKKKHIISNSHFINSKINQTRWKESQKVNRVNSIVCSNKFELEYALSVMPLPLVIKSEFGFSGRGSYIVKSKDEIKEISKKLNEISKENPGGIIVEEWVEEFKTKDFSGLFELSSKKSTLLAITQMLVDKFGTYRGSLIQKNFGEEFIKGMNSIINSYQRYSSSYSGPISMDGFAFKREDKLEIQYMSEINFRYSMGRVLYDLNKKIGTDTDDCALLFFPVKSKDLKFKALISNLAKVEKEYKCRIIIVTPLTMQNGNNYPFLGFYVSSKSKFPTKINDSIRKLLL
- a CDS encoding DUF455 family protein, giving the protein MQTINDYCRHILCSPKLEDKLLSPPDDLVDTRDFSFEIPNLPVRDTGILISDKKSKIPRLEHLHLTVNRGIAMHHFANHELMATEIFAWALLKFQNISDKSRLDLFSSLREEQKHLKLYLDRMNELGIEFGERPLNGIFWKYVPLMGSFEKFTAIMSISFEGANLDYATIYEKTFSQFGDHRSAEIMEIIFLDELKHVKRGLKVLQKREDHSISEWEYYLSLLDSPFTPRRAKGYFYIPDNRRKVGFTEDFIMKLAEYKDEFSNRKKEIIPEGLKTWGIYTD
- a CDS encoding pathogenesis-related family 1 protein, with translation MKKLFILFTLFTFTNCIQNIMECPSDLLKSECKSTETRKKYSQNMVLLGLGIASKSGVSFSAGSTSNSPTSSTNSAAEATSVSGITNEHNKLRAQENASLPNLTWDATVADYALRKVTFLANSNNCTMSHTAGPTNPGYGENLAWSSASGYTAVAATNAWYDEKPNYTYATNSCASGKVCGHYTQVVWKNSTKIGCAGVVCSNGGGIIYGCNYDPPGNYSGQSLYSGGLPRGGAPPPGGRGPPGPRGRGGALLG
- a CDS encoding prolyl oligopeptidase family serine peptidase, yielding MNIFLKIIQLLFVGILLLAFEIFPDKIELKPGVQTLCLPKDASVVTLTLPPCTNKIPVDVYTPEDKKVVADVLVLNGWSFPRDDWQKKTRILKSGKEKGFRLIFPEMGKTNYESDYFPETKLKWSTTPGGKWVREILIPSFQQNGILIKGGKNFVMGLSTGGRGAAILGYTKPDIFSAAASISGDFDQATMPKDRLMTGSYGSYEENRERWETVDNVHRNAKEWKIPIYLGHGQADKISPFIQTKNFYLKLKELHPNLKMIFNDPKDAEHDYKYWDSEVDPIFQFFSSIK